Below is a genomic region from Balneola sp. MJW-20.
TTTACGGATACAGATTATAATCTCTGGTATGTGGAAGTGGAATCAGGTGAGGCTGTGAAAGTGGATACAGATGGATATGCTCATCCGAACAGAACCATGAATCCGGTATGGTCGCCGGACAGCAAATGGATCGCTTACGTTCGTATTATGGAGAATCAGTTTAAAGCTGTGAAAGCTCATAATGTGGGATCGGGAGAAACAATTCAGCTGACAGATGGTTTGTCAGATTCGATCACCCCGGTCTGGGATGAAAGCGGAAAGTATCTGTACTTCCTCTCCAGTACTGATTTCGGATTAAACACCGGATGGCTGGACATGAGTTCTTATAACATGCCGGTTAACCGCGGTTTGTATATGATCGTACTTTCGGATGAAGATCCTTCCCCATTATTACCTGAAAGCGATGATGAATCAGTAACAGAAGACAAGCAGGAAGAGAAGAACGATAGTGAGGAGGTAATGTCAGTGGATATTGACCTGGAGGGAATAGATGAACGAACTATTGCTCTGGATGTGCCCCTTAGAAATTATACCGGACTAGTAGCCGGCCCGGAGGGAAGTGTTTTCTATATGGAGTCGGTTCCTAATGAGGACACCAAAATGTTCAAATACGTATTAAAGGATCAGAAGGGTAGCCTCTTCATGGCATCAGTTAATGAGGCCACAGTATCTGATGACCGATCCAGTTTAGTATATCGCAGCGGCGGGACCTGGGGAATTGTCAGCACCTCCGATGGTGAAAAAAAACCTGGGGATGGCCGGCTGAATATCTCAGATGTCAAGATAAAGATAGATCCTTCGGCAGAATATGAGCAGATCTTCCGGGAAGGATGGAGATTCATGCGTGATTTTCTCTATGTCGATAATATGCATGGTGCTCCCTGGGACGATGTTTATGAGTGGTATTCACCCTGGATCAAGCATGTAAAACACCGTTCTGACCTGAATTATGTGGTTGATATCATGAGCGGAGAGGTCGCAGTGGGTCACTCTTATGTTTCTGGAGGGGATTATCCGGATCTGGAAAGTGTGCCTGCGGGTCTATTAGGTGCTGATATTTCTCTTCAGAATGGTGCGTACAGAATTGATAAAATCTACACTGGGGAAAGCTGGAATCCTGACCTGACGGCGCCGTTATCTGGTCCCGGAATTAATGTGACTGAAGGTGATTATATACTCGCTGTAAACGGCAATGATATAAATGCTGATGAGAATTTTTATAGTCACTTTGAAGCTACAGTGGGTAAACAGGTACAGTTGCTGGTTAACGATAGTCCAGAGAGGTCCGGTGCCCGACTGGTAACTGTAGTTCCGATATCCAATGAAGGAGGACTCCGAACCTGGAACTGGGTAGAAAGTAACCGAAAGAAAGTGGATGAAATGTCAGATGGTAAATTGGCCTACGTATGGGTACCTAATACCGGGCAGGGCGGATATACCTTATTTAACCGGTTATATTTTGCTCAGCAGGATAAGCAGGGAGCTATCATTGATGAGCGTAATAACGGTGGGGGATCCGCTGCAGATTACATGGTGGATATCATGGCCCGTGAACTGCATGGGTTCTTCAACAGTAAGGCTGGCGATCGGAAACCGTTTACTACTCCGGGAGCAGGAATCTGGGGTCCGAAAGTGATGATCATTAATGAAAGGGCCGGTTCCGGCGGGGATTTACTACCCTTCATGTTCCGTAAAATGGAGATCGGTCCTTTGGTCGGAGCTAAGACCTGGGGTGGACTGGTAGGAACCTGGGATACTCCAAGATTTGTAGACGGTGGCCGAATGGTTGCCCCACGTGGTGGTTTCTATAATATGGATGGAGAATGGGATGTGGAAGCGGAAGGAGTTGCTCCTGACATCGAAGTAATGCAGAATCCCAGGGATGTTATTGAAGGAGGTGATCCTCAGCTCGAAGCCTCTATACAGGAAGCATTAAGGTTACTACAAAATTATTCAGATCCGATCATTCCTACTCCGGCAGATCCGATACGGTGGAAGAGACCGGCGAAAAGCGGTAATTAAGAGGGCTTAAGTGGGGACTTTTCCAAAGTCCCTGCTTTTCTAAAGTTCGGCAGACTGACCAAAAAAAGAGACCCTGAGTGGGTCTCTTTGCACATATTATAATTTAGGGCGTCACTTTTCTAAAGTGGGTACTTTGGAAAAGTCCCTAAGCTCTGGTACTTATAATTTCTTACCTGTTATCTTTGATCGCCTTTGCGACAAGCTCGGGTACTCCCTCGTCAAAAGGGCTGGGGATAATTTTATCGGGGGTCGGCTCCTTCACACTGTCAGCGATTGCTTTTGCAGCATCAATGAACATCTTTGTGGTGAGGTTCGAAACCCTGGCATCTAATGCACCGCGGAATAAACCCGGGAATGCGAGCACATTATTGATCTGATTAGGGAAGTCTGATCTGCCGGTCGCGATTATTGATGCACCAGCTTCTTTGGCTTCATGAGGCATGATCTCGGGAATAGGATTCGCCATCGCAAAGATCCAGGGATCACCCTTCATCGTTTTGATCATATCCTGAGTAAGAACTCCGGGCGCAGATACACCAATAAACACGTCAGCATCCGCAATAGCATCTTCAAGGCCGCCGGTTCTCCGACTGTTATTGGTCATTTCAGCCATTTTCTCTTTTACCGGATTCAGGTCGTCACGGTCTTTATGGATGATCCCCTTGCTGTCGCACATGATCACCTCATGTACTCCGGCTTCAAAGAGTAATTCAACGATCGCTACTCCGGCAGCACCCGCGCCATTGATTACAATATCCAGGTCTTTGAATTTCTTTCCGGTGATCTTGGCAGCATTATACATAGCAGCCAGTGTCACGATCGCAGTACCATGCTGGTCGTCGTGGAAAACCGGAATCGGTAGTTCAGCTTTTAACCGGTCTTCTATCTCAAAACATCGCGGTGCTGAAATATCTTCCAGATTTATCCCGCCAAAAGTTGGAGCGATCATCTTAACGGCATGGATAATTTCTTCGGTATCCTGTGTGTCCAGCACAATAGGAACCGCATCTACATCAGCAAATTTCTTGAATAGTACAGCTTTTCCTTCCATTACCGGTAAAGCTGCTTCAGGTCCTATATTGCCAAGTCCAAGCACCGCTGAACCATCACTTACTACGGCGACCAGATTGCCTTTAGAAGTGTAATCATATGCTTTCTCTTTATTCTCTGCAATTTCTTCGCAGGGCTTTGCGACTCCGGGAGTATATGCGATACTCAGGTCGTCTTTAGTTTCGAGAGGCATTTTAGCCTCAACAGAGATCTTGCCTCTGCTTTTTTTATGGGCTTCAATTGCTAGTTTAGCGTAGTCTTTTTTTGCCATTACCTAAAGTTGATGAATATAGAAATGCCGGAGAAATGCTCCGGCAATTCATAATTTAAATTAGTTTCCGAGAATTGACTGTACGTCAAAAAGATTATTTTCAGGATTAACATCCGCCATTCTTTCTGAAGGGTCTATCATGATACGGCTGATCTCAGATGCCGGGCGGTTAATAGTCATGTTATATGATGGGTACACCCACATCCAGTCATCGAGTACAGTGCGCTCCATATCGTATTCGTTTGGCTTTTCACCACGCATGATGCGAAGCGGGATATAGAATAATTCGGAACTTCCGTCCGTGTATTCTACCATCACGTCAAGAGGCATTGGAGTGAGCTCTTCTCTTTTTAATTCAACCACGGTCTTATTTGCATCTCCGACTACTGAACCAACGGTATAATCGATCTTTTTGGTAGTCTGTACAAAGTATTCATAGTACCAGTCCAGGATCATACCTGATTCTTTTTCCATAATATTCAGGAAGTCCAGTGCAGTCGGATGCTTTAACTTCCAGGTCTCATGATAGTTCAGCATACCTTTACGGAAAGCATCATCACCAATGATGTAGCTGAGCTGATACAGAAATACAGCCCCTTTGGAATAAGAAGCAGTGCCATAAGCACGGTTGGTATTAAAGTGATCTGAGTGTGTAGTCAGCGGTTCTTCAATATCACTCAATGCGAGCCCGCGATACCCTCTGTAGGAACCTGCATGAACATTGCCCTCACGGTTGAATAAACTGGCCATGGTCTCTGAGGATGCAAAAGAAGTGAAGCCTTCATCCATCCAGGCGAGGAGGGATTCGTTGGTTCCCAGTACATTCTGGTACCAGCTGTGATACATTTCATGAACCGTTACTCCTACTAATGATCCCAGACCGCGACCACCGGTGATCAGTGTTCCCATAGGATATTCCATTCCACCGTCTCCACCCTGTATCACGGAAAACTGAGGATAAGGGTATTCTCCAAAGTTCTCATTCGCGTACTCAAATGCTTTTACAGTGTATTCAGGAAGTGCCTCCCAGTTTGCTTTGAATTGAGCATTCTGCTGAGCGTTGGCTTCTATATCAACCATTTCTTCCTGGTAGAAGAAATGCAGTTCAGGGCCGCCCGGAACCTGAGCGGTGGTATGTGTGAAATCCGGATCTGCTCCCCAGAAGAAATCGAGCACATTCTCAGCTTTGAAATGATAAGTGATTTTATCTCCCGAAGGGAGGTTTACATCTGCTTCATCAGCATATCCATGGCCCACCTGGTTTGGATTCTGAATGACACCGGTAGCTCCGAGAACATAATCCTTATCGATACTGATCTTAACATCAAAGTCACCGAATACACCGTGAAATTCGCGGCCTACATATGGGTTAGGATGCCATCCCTGGAAATCATACTCAGAAAGTTTTGGGTACCACTGCGACATGGAGAACTCAACACCTTCCGCATTATTCCATCCGGAACGTCGGATCTGTAAAGGTACCTGGGCTTCGAATTCCATATCGAATGTAGTGCTTTCTCCCGGCTGGATCGCTTTATTCAGTTCGACCACAAGGATAGTGCCTTCCACAGAATATTCAACATCACGCCCGTCTTGTTTCAGCGACTGAATGCGCTGATAACCGATCTCATCCTCTTCAAGATAATAGATTCGGTCACGAACGCGACCGTCTGGATCGGCGATCGTTCGGGATCGTTTGTCCATCATACTGCCGGGCTGGAATGCATTGAAATAAAGATGGTAGTAGACCCGGTCCAGTACATCCGGAGAATTATTCGTGTAGACCAGTTTCTGTGTACCGGTAAATTGATGATTGGCTGCATCCACATCAATTTCCATGGTGTAATCTACGTGCTGTTGCCAGTATGTGCGATTCTGGGCTTCAGCCGAGGTTGTAATAGCTAAGATGATCGTGAAAAAAAGTACCAGTTTGTTCATAGTCAGATTTTTTTAGGCAGGGTACGCAAACACTGCATCGTTTTCTGTTAAAGTTTATTCGCTGGATCAATTAAGAATTGAGATTAAAATTAAATATGGCTGAATTCTTTTATGATTTTAACTACCAGAAATAGTGATACACTGATCTGGTGATGCTCAAGTAAATCAATGCATATGGATCAAGAAAAAGAGCTTTTTAGTGGTAGACTCACCGTTAATTCTGAAAGCATCAAAAATTATTCCTGGTGGCAAATGCACGGCTGAGAGTGGCCTCGTCGATAAATTCGAGCTCAGTTCCCATCGGGATGCCGTAAGCAATTCGCGTCACATTCACCTCATAGGCTTTGAGGAGTTTATTGATGTAATAGGAGGTTGCTTCACCTTCAGCATCGGGATTTAGAGCAAGGATCACTTCACTGATATTTTCATCCTCATTGCCGACCCGTTTCAGAAGTTCCTGAATTCGCAGATCATCCGGGCCCACATTATCCATTGGAGAGATCACTCCACCCAGGACATGATACCGGCCTCTGAACTCATTGGTCTTTTCAATGATATATACATCATTAAATTCTTCAACCACACATATCTGGCCATTTTCCCTCTTTATATTGCTACAAATGGTACAGGGGTTCTGGTCGGCCACTGTGCCGCAGACGGAGCATCGGATCACTTTATTCTTCAGGTCGATTAGTGCGTTTGCAAGCTTCAGTACCTGGTCGTTATTCTGCTTTAACAGGTGAATGGCTATACGCTGAGCTGATTTTCGTCCGGTACCGGGGAGTTTAGCCAGTTGTTCGATCACCCTTTCAAGGTATTCAGAGGTTATCTGCATTCGGGTATATAGGATTGAAGATTAAAAATGAAAAATTGAGGAGCCGGTCAGCTTATTTTTAATTCTTCACTTTTTGATTGATCAGAGACCGAACTTGGACATATCCATGCCGGGTATTCCGCCGCC
It encodes:
- a CDS encoding PDZ domain-containing protein encodes the protein MHYITRVISGLVISVFLSASGLAQGTQLLREPTISKNSIVFVHANDLWKVNRSGGSATRLTSNIGGENNPHFSPDGTMIAFSGQYDGNTDVYVVPANGGEPKRLTWHPGSDVVTGWTPDGKVLFRSSRTGHPTRTNRIWKVATDGGMPEVLIVPRAAQGEMSDDGKYLAYNPITFWDPEWRNYRGGQAQPIWIVDLESYELVQTPRTDNERHTDPVWYKGKVFYLSERDYANNIWSFDMASGEEKQWTFHADFDVKSLDAGGDMIVYEQGGYLHHLNPATGETKRITVNVTGDMSWGRPRWEDASAFSLSNAEISPTGKRAVFEFRGEIITVPKEEGPWRNLTNSSGNADRYPVWSPDGSKIAWFSDRSGEYTLMIRDQYGLEEPKMIELPNPTFYFEPDWSPDGKYLAFTDTDYNLWYVEVESGEAVKVDTDGYAHPNRTMNPVWSPDSKWIAYVRIMENQFKAVKAHNVGSGETIQLTDGLSDSITPVWDESGKYLYFLSSTDFGLNTGWLDMSSYNMPVNRGLYMIVLSDEDPSPLLPESDDESVTEDKQEEKNDSEEVMSVDIDLEGIDERTIALDVPLRNYTGLVAGPEGSVFYMESVPNEDTKMFKYVLKDQKGSLFMASVNEATVSDDRSSLVYRSGGTWGIVSTSDGEKKPGDGRLNISDVKIKIDPSAEYEQIFREGWRFMRDFLYVDNMHGAPWDDVYEWYSPWIKHVKHRSDLNYVVDIMSGEVAVGHSYVSGGDYPDLESVPAGLLGADISLQNGAYRIDKIYTGESWNPDLTAPLSGPGINVTEGDYILAVNGNDINADENFYSHFEATVGKQVQLLVNDSPERSGARLVTVVPISNEGGLRTWNWVESNRKKVDEMSDGKLAYVWVPNTGQGGYTLFNRLYFAQQDKQGAIIDERNNGGGSAADYMVDIMARELHGFFNSKAGDRKPFTTPGAGIWGPKVMIINERAGSGGDLLPFMFRKMEIGPLVGAKTWGGLVGTWDTPRFVDGGRMVAPRGGFYNMDGEWDVEAEGVAPDIEVMQNPRDVIEGGDPQLEASIQEALRLLQNYSDPIIPTPADPIRWKRPAKSGN
- a CDS encoding NADP-dependent malic enzyme, with translation MAKKDYAKLAIEAHKKSRGKISVEAKMPLETKDDLSIAYTPGVAKPCEEIAENKEKAYDYTSKGNLVAVVSDGSAVLGLGNIGPEAALPVMEGKAVLFKKFADVDAVPIVLDTQDTEEIIHAVKMIAPTFGGINLEDISAPRCFEIEDRLKAELPIPVFHDDQHGTAIVTLAAMYNAAKITGKKFKDLDIVINGAGAAGVAIVELLFEAGVHEVIMCDSKGIIHKDRDDLNPVKEKMAEMTNNSRRTGGLEDAIADADVFIGVSAPGVLTQDMIKTMKGDPWIFAMANPIPEIMPHEAKEAGASIIATGRSDFPNQINNVLAFPGLFRGALDARVSNLTTKMFIDAAKAIADSVKEPTPDKIIPSPFDEGVPELVAKAIKDNR
- a CDS encoding M1 family metallopeptidase — protein: MNKLVLFFTIILAITTSAEAQNRTYWQQHVDYTMEIDVDAANHQFTGTQKLVYTNNSPDVLDRVYYHLYFNAFQPGSMMDKRSRTIADPDGRVRDRIYYLEEDEIGYQRIQSLKQDGRDVEYSVEGTILVVELNKAIQPGESTTFDMEFEAQVPLQIRRSGWNNAEGVEFSMSQWYPKLSEYDFQGWHPNPYVGREFHGVFGDFDVKISIDKDYVLGATGVIQNPNQVGHGYADEADVNLPSGDKITYHFKAENVLDFFWGADPDFTHTTAQVPGGPELHFFYQEEMVDIEANAQQNAQFKANWEALPEYTVKAFEYANENFGEYPYPQFSVIQGGDGGMEYPMGTLITGGRGLGSLVGVTVHEMYHSWYQNVLGTNESLLAWMDEGFTSFASSETMASLFNREGNVHAGSYRGYRGLALSDIEEPLTTHSDHFNTNRAYGTASYSKGAVFLYQLSYIIGDDAFRKGMLNYHETWKLKHPTALDFLNIMEKESGMILDWYYEYFVQTTKKIDYTVGSVVGDANKTVVELKREELTPMPLDVMVEYTDGSSELFYIPLRIMRGEKPNEYDMERTVLDDWMWVYPSYNMTINRPASEISRIMIDPSERMADVNPENNLFDVQSILGN
- the recR gene encoding recombination mediator RecR, which codes for MQITSEYLERVIEQLAKLPGTGRKSAQRIAIHLLKQNNDQVLKLANALIDLKNKVIRCSVCGTVADQNPCTICSNIKRENGQICVVEEFNDVYIIEKTNEFRGRYHVLGGVISPMDNVGPDDLRIQELLKRVGNEDENISEVILALNPDAEGEATSYYINKLLKAYEVNVTRIAYGIPMGTELEFIDEATLSRAFATRNNF